From one Trifolium pratense cultivar HEN17-A07 linkage group LG1, ARS_RC_1.1, whole genome shotgun sequence genomic stretch:
- the LOC123920332 gene encoding GDSL esterase/lipase At5g03610-like isoform X2, which produces MVKHLFVLPPLLLVLLFISITVAEGTKKSYGVYNNNNVKLFVFGDSYVDTGNFLDSPSYKAPYGITFPGKPAGRFSDGRVLTDYIASYLKIETPTPYSLRNSSNLQYGINFAQGGTGVFQTLTNGPNMTLQIDSFEQLIQQKVYTKQDLDSSVALIGASGNDYTAFIVNNKSITEIKSFTTTLINQLSINIQRIHNLGINKIAIGLLEPIGCLPQITVVTFHLGCVDLLNLVSENHNKELLQTVQQLNQQAGKSVYVTLDIYNAFLSTIETMKRNHEENSTLMNPLELCCAGDGFKNKCGNVDDNGEKKYSLCENPELSFFWDYVHPSQNGWYNVYTLLQPSLGQLIG; this is translated from the exons ATGGTGAAACATCTCTTTGTGCTTCCTCCATtacttcttgttcttcttttcATTTCAATAACAG TGGCTGAAGGGACTAAGAAATCATATGGGGTATATAACAACAACAATGTAAAATTGTTTGTATTTGGAGATTCATATGTTGACACAGGCAATTTCTTGGACTCACCATCATATAAAGCTCCTTATGGAATCACTTTTCCTGGTAAACCTGCTGGAAGATTCAGTGATGGTCGTGTTCTCACTGATTACATTG CTTCctatttgaaaattgaaaccCCTACACCATACTCATTGAGAAATTCCTCAAATCTACAGTATGGAATCAACTTTGCTCAGGGAGGGACTGGTGTTTTTCAAACTTTGACTAATGGACCAAACATGACTCTTCAAATTGACTCATTTGAGCAGTTAATCCAACAAAAAGTCTATACCAAACAAGACCTTGATTCCTCTGTTGCACTTATTGGTGCTTCTGGCAACGATTACACTGCTTTTATAGTAAACAACAAAAGCATTACG GAGATAAAATCCTTCACTACAACCCTTATCAACCAACTATCCATAAATATTCAAAGAATCCACAATTTGGGAATAAATAAAATAGCAATTGGTTTATTGGAGCCTATTGGGTGTTTGCCTCAAATAACAGTGGTAACTTTTCATCTTGGTTGTGTTGACCTTTTAAATTTGGTCTCTGAAAATCACAACAAAGAATTACTCCAAACTGTGCAACAACTTAATCAACAAGCTGGAAAATCAGTTTATGTCACACTAGACATCTACAACGCTTTCCTCTCAACAATTGAAACCATGAAAAGAAATCATGAAG AAAACTCAACACTGATGAATCCATTGGAATTGTGTTGTGCGGGAGATGGTTTCAAAAACAAATGTGGAAATGTGGATGATAATGGAGAAAAGAAATATAGTTTATGTGAGAATCCAGAGCTTTCATTCTTTTGGGACTATGTTCATCCTTCTCAAAATGGTTGGTATAATGTCTACACATTGTTGCAACCTTCTCTTGGTCAACTTATTGgataa
- the LOC123920332 gene encoding GDSL esterase/lipase At5g03610-like isoform X1, which yields MVKHLFVLPPLLLVLLFISITEVAEGTKKSYGVYNNNNVKLFVFGDSYVDTGNFLDSPSYKAPYGITFPGKPAGRFSDGRVLTDYIASYLKIETPTPYSLRNSSNLQYGINFAQGGTGVFQTLTNGPNMTLQIDSFEQLIQQKVYTKQDLDSSVALIGASGNDYTAFIVNNKSITEIKSFTTTLINQLSINIQRIHNLGINKIAIGLLEPIGCLPQITVVTFHLGCVDLLNLVSENHNKELLQTVQQLNQQAGKSVYVTLDIYNAFLSTIETMKRNHEENSTLMNPLELCCAGDGFKNKCGNVDDNGEKKYSLCENPELSFFWDYVHPSQNGWYNVYTLLQPSLGQLIG from the exons ATGGTGAAACATCTCTTTGTGCTTCCTCCATtacttcttgttcttcttttcATTTCAATAACAG AAGTGGCTGAAGGGACTAAGAAATCATATGGGGTATATAACAACAACAATGTAAAATTGTTTGTATTTGGAGATTCATATGTTGACACAGGCAATTTCTTGGACTCACCATCATATAAAGCTCCTTATGGAATCACTTTTCCTGGTAAACCTGCTGGAAGATTCAGTGATGGTCGTGTTCTCACTGATTACATTG CTTCctatttgaaaattgaaaccCCTACACCATACTCATTGAGAAATTCCTCAAATCTACAGTATGGAATCAACTTTGCTCAGGGAGGGACTGGTGTTTTTCAAACTTTGACTAATGGACCAAACATGACTCTTCAAATTGACTCATTTGAGCAGTTAATCCAACAAAAAGTCTATACCAAACAAGACCTTGATTCCTCTGTTGCACTTATTGGTGCTTCTGGCAACGATTACACTGCTTTTATAGTAAACAACAAAAGCATTACG GAGATAAAATCCTTCACTACAACCCTTATCAACCAACTATCCATAAATATTCAAAGAATCCACAATTTGGGAATAAATAAAATAGCAATTGGTTTATTGGAGCCTATTGGGTGTTTGCCTCAAATAACAGTGGTAACTTTTCATCTTGGTTGTGTTGACCTTTTAAATTTGGTCTCTGAAAATCACAACAAAGAATTACTCCAAACTGTGCAACAACTTAATCAACAAGCTGGAAAATCAGTTTATGTCACACTAGACATCTACAACGCTTTCCTCTCAACAATTGAAACCATGAAAAGAAATCATGAAG AAAACTCAACACTGATGAATCCATTGGAATTGTGTTGTGCGGGAGATGGTTTCAAAAACAAATGTGGAAATGTGGATGATAATGGAGAAAAGAAATATAGTTTATGTGAGAATCCAGAGCTTTCATTCTTTTGGGACTATGTTCATCCTTCTCAAAATGGTTGGTATAATGTCTACACATTGTTGCAACCTTCTCTTGGTCAACTTATTGgataa